In a genomic window of Rhododendron vialii isolate Sample 1 chromosome 12a, ASM3025357v1:
- the LOC131310306 gene encoding ankyrin repeat-containing protein BDA1-like isoform X1: protein MGGRLNEAEIKVHVSSLHEEHECNLDGAVVKCFNWTPLHAAASSGQLELFQQLLSSSPELADALDSQQRSLLHLASANGHIGIVKALTKVRPEMCLARDRDGANPLHVAAMRGKVEVLDELFQANPHAARAYRVDRGERETILHICVKYNQLQFLQMLLEKYFKGEEFVNAKDNAGNTILHLAVADRRFQIIEHVLSHTEIHVNATNEIKKTAMDILLLGQKKGTEPEGVDYDIQALIRNTRAKRVKDTVDPSKLPERKNAIIIAAVLMATVAFQAGVTPPGGVWQDDSDGHKSGEAVMAYNHPFLFWYFSGFNIIGFVASLVTISLIMIEFPFKKMTHWLLIASLMGATIVSIAIMYLISLAAVAPGPKPSNRTVLHIGGILTITSVTIAAASFLLCMIARTMRKRKSRNNAVDPPSENEANV, encoded by the exons atggggggGAGGCTCAATGAAGCAGAGATCAAAGTACACGTAAGTTCGTTGCACGAAGAACATGAATGCAATCTTGATGGAGCTGTGGTGAAATGTTTCAATTGGACTCCTCTACATGCGGCTGCATCAAGTGGGCAACTAGAGCTTTTCCAGCAACTGTTGAGTAGCAGCCCAGAGCTTGCTGATGCTCTAGATTCGCAACAACGATCGCTCCTTCACTTGGCATCGGCCAACGGACACATTGGGATTGTGAAAGCATTAACAAAGGTGAGACCAGAGATGTGCCTAGCTCGTGATCGAGATGGTGCAAACCCTCTTCATGTTGCAGCTATGAGAGGAAAAGTCGAGGTCTTGGATGAGTTGTTTCAAGCTAACCCCCATGCAGCTCGAGCTTATAGGGTGGACaggggagaaagagagactATCTTACACATATGCGTCAAATACAACCAGCTACAGTTTCTACAAATGTTGTTGGAGAAATACTTTAAAGGTGAGGAGTTTGTCAATGCTAAAGATAATGCTGGCAACACCATACTACACCTTGCTGTTGCGGATCGAAGATTCCAG ATTATCGAGCATGTTCTCAGCCACACGGAAATACATGTCAATgcaacaaatgaaatcaaaaaAACAGCGATGGACATTCTACTTCTTGGACAGAAAAAAGGAACAGAACCAGAAGGAGTAGACTATGATATTCAAGCCTTAATTCGAAACACACGTGCTAAAAGAGTCAAGGATACCGTCGATCCTTCGAAATTACCAGAgagaaaaaatgcaattataatAGCTGCTGTACTAATGGCAACCGTAGCCTTCCAAGCAGGGGTGACCCCTCCAGGTGGTGTTTGGCAAGACGATTCAGATGGACACAAAAGCGGAGAAGCTGTGATGGCTTACAATCATCCATTTCTGTTCTGGTACTTCTCCGGTTTTAATATAATCGGGTTTGTCGCATCTCTAGTCACAATCAGTTTGATCATGATTGAATTCCCCTTCAAGAAAATGACACATTGGCTGTTGATTGCTTCGCTTATGGGCGCAACAATTGTATCGATAGCGATAATGTACTTAATTTCTCTTGCTGCGGTTGCGCCTGGACCGAAACCAAGCAACCGAACAGTCCTTCACATTGGTGGGATTCTAACTATAACTTCGGTCACCATAGCAGCTGCTTCTTTCCTATTGTGCATGATAGCAAGAACTATGCGCAAGAGAAAGAGCAGAAATAACGCCGTGGATCCACCTTCAGAAAACGAGGctaatgtttga